From one Leptospiraceae bacterium genomic stretch:
- a CDS encoding TetR/AcrR family transcriptional regulator: MAKKTISKDENPKERILDTASKLFYLQGYSNTGINQILEESKTFKLSFYNYFTSKENLGIEYIKIRETEFLAFMDRLMKSHPTYESFVRTWIRFLRAEIKNQKYHGCPFINITLQTFGKEEVFKPHIKSMIGKWKKSITNFLIRSQTATKPKAEKMAVLIIQIFEGSVQLYMATDNIDYIHDLEENLVSLGEK; this comes from the coding sequence ATGGCAAAGAAAACTATTTCCAAAGATGAGAATCCAAAAGAGCGCATTTTAGATACTGCTTCTAAATTATTTTATTTGCAGGGTTATAGTAATACTGGCATCAATCAAATTCTAGAAGAATCCAAAACTTTCAAACTAAGCTTTTATAATTACTTTACTTCCAAAGAAAATCTGGGAATCGAATATATCAAAATTCGAGAAACTGAATTTTTAGCATTCATGGATAGACTTATGAAAAGTCATCCCACCTATGAATCCTTTGTTCGAACCTGGATTCGTTTCTTACGCGCCGAAATTAAAAATCAAAAATATCATGGCTGCCCTTTTATCAATATTACCCTACAAACTTTTGGCAAAGAAGAAGTCTTTAAACCTCATATCAAATCTATGATTGGTAAATGGAAAAAGTCGATTACTAATTTTTTAATTCGCTCTCAAACTGCTACGAAGCCGAAAGCCGAAAAAATGGCTGTCCTTATCATTCAAATCTTCGAAGGCTCTGTCCAACTCTATATGGCTACGGATAATATCGATTATATCCATGACTTAGAAGAAAATCTCGTATCTCTGGGTGAGAAATAA
- a CDS encoding UPF0175 family protein: protein MYEINDLLEAKLYDSKEELLNDAIRHLFIYKPDLKLRLAIYKYKSGKISLAKAAILAGFTWMEMKEVLLEKGIQPLLGPESIEDIKLEVENLNTFFESKP from the coding sequence ATGTATGAGATAAATGATCTATTGGAAGCAAAATTATACGATTCAAAAGAAGAACTCTTGAACGATGCAATTCGACACTTATTTATTTACAAACCAGATTTAAAATTACGACTTGCCATCTACAAATATAAATCTGGGAAAATTAGTCTAGCTAAAGCTGCTATACTTGCTGGATTTACTTGGATGGAAATGAAAGAGGTATTACTCGAAAAAGGAATCCAACCATTACTTGGTCCGGAATCAATTGAGGATATAAAGCTAGAAGTAGAAAATCTAAATACTTTTTTTGAATCCAAGCCTTGA
- a CDS encoding DUF3368 domain-containing protein: protein MKVISNTTVISNFSEINRIDLLEKLFEDVYITSSVYEEIIAGIETGYDFYKTLLVHIPTQSKKGFIHLIELSDDELLKLVELPTSLHKGECSSIIIAQNRQYLFLTDDRLARNYCKKNNINFSGTIGCLILSIQKKIIDLTTANEILNKMIQNGFYSPVRKLDDFI from the coding sequence TTGAAAGTTATTTCCAATACAACTGTAATTTCTAATTTCTCTGAAATCAATCGCATCGATTTATTAGAAAAACTCTTTGAAGATGTTTATATTACCTCTTCGGTTTACGAAGAAATAATAGCAGGTATTGAAACTGGTTATGACTTTTATAAAACTTTATTGGTTCACATTCCAACTCAATCAAAGAAGGGCTTTATTCATTTAATTGAGCTCAGCGATGATGAACTCTTGAAATTAGTCGAATTGCCGACCTCTTTGCATAAAGGAGAATGTAGTTCCATAATCATAGCGCAAAATAGGCAGTATCTATTCCTAACTGATGATCGGTTGGCAAGAAACTATTGCAAAAAAAATAACATAAATTTTTCAGGGACTATCGGCTGTTTAATATTATCCATTCAAAAGAAAATTATCGACTTAACGACTGCAAATGAAATTCTAAATAAGATGATTCAGAATGGATTTTATTCTCCTGTTCGAAAACTCGATGATTTTATCTGA
- a CDS encoding alpha/beta hydrolase: protein MKKKILLTIASLVGVFVISLPITRYRLEEKVNPVSITASVNELDSYLANSESKLGNVVDGAEKKIFWANGKQEQTEYSVVYLHGYSASRPEMLPLPDLVAKDLKANIFYTRLTGHAQTLDAFSQASANDWLSDTVEALEIGKKIGKKVIIIGSSTGCTLAVWLASKEQYQKDITALIFISPNFYTNSKMTKMFLYPAGVGFAKLVYGKERYWEPHNEKVAKYWTHRYRWEALTPLMTLIEYVQDIPLEKITVPSLYLYTEQDKVIDPDEIVKKFALLGSKQKKLRNLSQVKDHVMAGDIRAPENTPLLHTEIIGFLNEIGIK, encoded by the coding sequence ATGAAAAAAAAGATACTTCTAACAATCGCTTCTCTAGTAGGCGTTTTCGTTATCTCGTTACCCATTACCCGCTATAGACTGGAAGAAAAAGTAAATCCAGTTTCCATTACCGCATCCGTCAATGAATTGGATTCTTATCTTGCAAACTCAGAATCCAAATTAGGAAACGTAGTCGATGGAGCAGAGAAAAAAATCTTTTGGGCTAATGGCAAACAAGAGCAAACAGAATACTCTGTTGTCTACCTCCACGGATACAGTGCATCTAGACCTGAGATGCTTCCTCTTCCCGACTTAGTAGCAAAGGACTTAAAAGCAAATATATTTTATACAAGACTAACTGGTCACGCACAAACACTAGATGCATTTTCGCAAGCTAGCGCAAACGACTGGTTAAGCGATACAGTAGAAGCATTAGAAATAGGAAAGAAGATCGGAAAAAAAGTAATCATCATTGGCTCTTCTACTGGTTGCACCTTAGCCGTTTGGTTAGCAAGTAAAGAACAATACCAAAAAGACATTACTGCACTTATTTTTATTTCACCAAACTTTTATACAAATAGCAAAATGACAAAGATGTTTCTTTATCCTGCTGGAGTTGGTTTTGCAAAATTAGTATATGGAAAAGAAAGATATTGGGAGCCACATAATGAGAAGGTAGCAAAGTATTGGACACATCGTTATCGTTGGGAAGCATTAACTCCTTTAATGACTCTAATTGAGTATGTCCAGGATATACCGTTAGAAAAAATAACTGTCCCTTCTCTTTATTTATATACCGAGCAAGATAAGGTAATCGATCCAGATGAAATTGTTAAGAAGTTTGCATTGCTCGGCTCTAAGCAAAAAAAGTTACGTAATCTTAGCCAGGTAAAAGATCATGTGATGGCGGGAGATATTCGCGCACCGGAGAATACTCCTTTGCTTCACACTGAAATCATTGGGTTCTTAAATGAAATTGGTATTAAGTAA
- a CDS encoding dCTP deaminase, which produces MILTGKEIAKKLGTDINIKPYDENLLNPNSYNLRLHNELLVYTNMPLDMKKPNPSEKIIIPEEGYLLKPGILYLGRTLEYTETFNLVPMLEGRSSIGRLGMYVHVTAGFGDVGFKGFWTLEISVIHPLVIYPNVQICQIFYHTVEGEITEYKSGKYQANSGIQPSLLYKDFT; this is translated from the coding sequence TTGATACTCACAGGAAAAGAAATCGCTAAAAAACTTGGAACAGATATAAACATTAAACCATACGATGAAAATCTTCTAAACCCCAATTCTTACAACCTCCGTCTTCACAATGAGCTACTGGTATATACCAATATGCCGCTAGACATGAAAAAACCAAATCCCTCAGAAAAAATTATCATTCCAGAAGAAGGATACTTGCTTAAACCGGGAATTCTTTACCTAGGTAGAACATTGGAGTATACAGAAACATTTAATCTTGTTCCAATGTTAGAAGGTAGATCTTCCATTGGTCGTCTTGGAATGTATGTGCATGTTACGGCTGGATTTGGGGATGTTGGCTTCAAAGGATTTTGGACTCTAGAAATTTCTGTGATTCATCCGCTAGTCATTTATCCCAATGTGCAAATCTGTCAAATCTTCTATCATACAGTAGAAGGAGAAATCACCGAATACAAATCAGGAAAATACCAAGCGAATAGTGGCATACAACCAAGTTTACTCTACAAGGACTTTACATGA
- a CDS encoding enoyl-CoA hydratase/isomerase family protein → MTTLLTIENHIATITLNRPESSNAVSRELLSSFLKHLQEISTNASIRALFLEGAGEKVFCAGADLKERASMTERDVIHFLDQFRYTCTFLENLPFPTITILNGDAYGGGLEIALSCDLRIMAKEAKIGLTETKLGIIPGAGGTQRLSRLIGVSRSMELVFTARRIDAEKALQYGIVNSISNRAEISSLKSSLAEEIASSAPVAVRMAKKAIKNGNGQDLNLALDIERACYLQTLKTKDRNEALAAFKEKRKPNFIGE, encoded by the coding sequence ATGACAACACTATTAACAATCGAAAACCATATAGCGACTATTACCCTCAATCGACCTGAATCGAGTAATGCGGTAAGTCGAGAATTGCTTTCTTCTTTCTTAAAACATCTCCAAGAGATTTCGACTAACGCTTCTATACGAGCCCTATTTTTAGAAGGAGCAGGAGAGAAAGTTTTTTGTGCAGGGGCTGATTTAAAAGAGAGAGCAAGCATGACAGAAAGAGACGTCATTCATTTTCTAGATCAATTCAGATATACTTGCACTTTCTTGGAAAACTTGCCCTTTCCTACTATCACGATTCTAAACGGAGACGCTTACGGGGGAGGACTAGAAATTGCTCTCTCTTGTGATTTACGGATAATGGCGAAGGAAGCAAAGATTGGTCTTACAGAAACAAAGCTTGGTATTATTCCGGGTGCAGGCGGAACACAACGGCTTTCTCGTTTAATTGGAGTTAGCCGCTCAATGGAATTGGTATTTACGGCTCGTAGAATAGATGCAGAAAAAGCTCTTCAATATGGAATTGTAAATTCTATATCGAATAGAGCGGAAATTAGTTCTTTGAAATCTTCCCTTGCAGAAGAAATTGCTTCGTCTGCTCCTGTAGCTGTGCGAATGGCAAAGAAGGCAATCAAAAATGGAAATGGTCAAGACTTAAATCTAGCACTGGATATAGAAAGAGCCTGTTATTTACAAACCCTAAAAACAAAAGATAGAAATGAGGCGCTCGCCGCTTTCAAAGAAAAAAGAAAACCTAATTTTATTGGAGAATAA